In the Chroococcidiopsis sp. SAG 2025 genome, one interval contains:
- a CDS encoding VOC family protein yields MAWLKFSQMAISCKDPIATEKFYTKYFGFQRARVAPLGKEQIVFLKLGDMYLELIQAKEESLAYQIRNDGPAYPGWRHLGFQVDNVDAKLAEMGEDAKISLGPLNFDEFIRGWRSVWITDPNGNIIEISQGYTDQDNPPSLEANEVASIY; encoded by the coding sequence ATGGCTTGGCTCAAATTTTCTCAGATGGCAATAAGCTGCAAAGATCCAATTGCAACTGAAAAATTTTACACGAAATATTTCGGCTTCCAACGCGCTCGGGTCGCACCGCTTGGTAAGGAACAGATTGTGTTTCTGAAATTGGGTGATATGTATCTTGAGCTGATTCAAGCAAAGGAAGAATCTCTTGCTTACCAGATTCGTAACGATGGACCCGCCTACCCAGGCTGGCGACACCTGGGCTTTCAGGTCGATAATGTCGATGCTAAGCTAGCGGAAATGGGCGAGGATGCCAAAATTTCTCTAGGACCGCTCAACTTTGACGAGTTTATCCGCGGATGGCGATCGGTTTGGATTACCGATCCAAACGGTAACATTATCGAAATTAGTCAAGGATACACCGATCAGGATAATCCACCGTCTTTAGAGGCGAATGAAGTTGCTTCTATTTACTGA
- a CDS encoding nuclear transport factor 2 family protein translates to MKTPMEQLLLSPMSKLYKEHIGFIKAKNVEGLLDQYTEDLLLISTLTENRQPLYIRGRQQLKEFFESRIFSLEDLEVSLNQWAETENTLMMVESLKTRSTDGVVSEMSFYDNWVLRDGKIAIHFAGVVQYPDGSYA, encoded by the coding sequence ATGAAAACACCAATGGAACAACTGCTATTGTCTCCGATGAGCAAGCTCTACAAAGAGCATATCGGTTTCATTAAAGCAAAAAATGTTGAAGGATTGCTCGACCAGTACACCGAAGATCTTCTACTAATTAGTACCCTGACTGAAAATCGCCAGCCGCTCTACATCCGTGGGCGACAGCAGCTCAAGGAGTTTTTTGAAAGCCGCATCTTCAGTTTAGAAGATTTGGAAGTCTCGCTCAACCAGTGGGCAGAGACCGAGAATACGCTGATGATGGTAGAAAGTCTCAAAACTCGCAGCACCGATGGCGTAGTTAGTGAAATGAGTTTCTACGATAATTGGGTATTGCGTGATGGTAAAATCGCCATTCACTTCGCTGGTGTCGTTCAATATCCCGATGGGTCATACGCATAG
- a CDS encoding thiamine pyrophosphate-binding protein: MANRNGRFAIIEQLLADGIQYMFGNPGTVEQGFLDALSHYEPEFKYVFALQETIAVGMADGYARATKKPTVVQLHSGVGLGNGIGMMYQAMRGHAPLVVLAGEAGIMYDAMDAQMAADLVSIAKPVTKWATRVVDPASLLRVLRRAIKIAGTPPMGPVFVSLPMDILDAPNEEEAIPTSFPIARVTPEPEQIERAASILATATKPLIVVGDGVAFSDAQAELIRVAELIGAQVWGADSSEPNMSATHPLFGGLLGHMFGEVSRRITSQADAVLICDTYVFPEVFPALSDAFAPDAKVIHIDLNGYEIAKNFPVDLGLMSDPKTTLAALGTTLESMMTPEQQQEAFQRSIRIAEAKKQQLTAQFESDRAVCDSVPLHLSRFARDLAQHIPPDTVIFDEAITNSEELCRYIPPTTLGYYFQTRGGSLGVGIPGAIGLKLANPDKTVIGFTGDGGSMYTIQALWTAAHHNIDAKFVICNNHSYQILKLNIMQYWRERGIAEHDFPTSFTIGNPDIRFDELARAMGVQSIRVEQPDEIEPAIQKALAYNGPFLIDLGLTNEVAGSKIGVKCGQ; this comes from the coding sequence ATGGCTAACAGAAATGGGCGCTTTGCGATTATAGAGCAACTGCTTGCAGATGGCATACAATACATGTTCGGCAACCCTGGCACAGTCGAGCAGGGATTTCTGGACGCTTTAAGTCACTACGAGCCTGAATTCAAATATGTCTTTGCCTTGCAAGAGACGATTGCAGTAGGTATGGCTGATGGCTATGCCCGTGCCACCAAAAAACCAACTGTTGTGCAACTACACAGTGGTGTTGGATTGGGAAATGGAATTGGCATGATGTACCAAGCGATGCGCGGTCATGCGCCACTAGTCGTACTAGCTGGTGAAGCAGGCATCATGTACGATGCAATGGATGCTCAGATGGCAGCTGACCTTGTGAGCATAGCCAAGCCTGTGACTAAATGGGCTACTCGGGTTGTCGATCCTGCTTCTCTTTTGCGGGTCTTGCGTCGGGCAATTAAGATTGCTGGTACGCCGCCAATGGGTCCTGTCTTCGTTAGTTTGCCAATGGATATCCTTGATGCGCCTAATGAAGAAGAAGCGATCCCAACTTCTTTCCCGATCGCGCGAGTCACCCCCGAACCAGAACAGATCGAACGAGCCGCAAGTATACTAGCTACTGCAACCAAACCTTTAATTGTGGTAGGTGACGGCGTGGCTTTTTCAGATGCTCAAGCTGAATTAATCCGCGTTGCCGAACTAATTGGCGCTCAAGTATGGGGAGCAGATTCATCGGAACCAAACATGAGCGCTACCCATCCTCTATTTGGAGGATTGCTCGGGCATATGTTTGGCGAAGTTAGTCGCCGCATCACCTCCCAAGCAGATGCAGTGTTAATTTGCGATACTTACGTTTTCCCTGAAGTCTTTCCTGCACTTTCTGATGCTTTTGCTCCCGATGCAAAAGTGATTCACATTGATTTAAATGGTTATGAGATTGCAAAAAATTTCCCGGTAGATCTCGGGCTGATGAGCGATCCGAAAACTACCCTTGCAGCTCTAGGTACAACCTTAGAATCAATGATGACTCCCGAACAGCAGCAGGAAGCATTTCAAAGATCGATTCGGATAGCTGAAGCTAAAAAGCAGCAATTAACGGCTCAGTTTGAGTCCGATCGAGCTGTCTGCGACTCAGTACCTTTGCATCTCTCGCGTTTTGCGCGAGACTTGGCTCAGCATATACCACCAGATACAGTAATTTTCGATGAAGCAATCACTAACTCTGAAGAACTTTGTCGTTACATTCCCCCTACAACTTTGGGATATTATTTTCAAACGCGGGGTGGTTCCCTTGGTGTTGGTATTCCAGGCGCAATTGGTTTAAAGCTGGCTAATCCAGATAAGACGGTTATTGGTTTCACTGGTGACGGTGGCAGTATGTACACCATTCAGGCATTGTGGACTGCTGCACATCACAACATTGATGCTAAATTTGTCATCTGCAACAATCACAGTTATCAAATACTCAAGCTCAATATTATGCAGTATTGGCGCGAACGAGGAATTGCAGAACACGATTTTCCAACTTCTTTCACCATAGGCAATCCAGACATCCGTTTTGATGAGTTAGCACGGGCTATGGGAGTTCAATCTATACGGGTTGAACAGCCTGACGAGATCGAACCAGCCATCCAGAAAGCATTAGCTTACAATGGACCCTTCCTAATTGACTTAGGACTTACCAATGAGGTTGCAGGCTCAAAAATTGGTGTTAAGTGCGGTCAATAG
- a CDS encoding IS4 family transposase: MNQVTLLRDALRPHLAWHGARLSFVAAFLIALLRVKTVNFSELATGFSGKTQTDSHYKRLQRFFRHYEMDYAEIAQAVVTLMNIPEPWVLSIDRTEWQFGECVFNILMLGVVHEGVAFPVVWCLLDKRGNSNSDERMKLFNQFLERFGEREITCLTADREFVGKDWFSYLLSDPLTPFRIRIRENHKLRHGCQSLKVNVLFQNLQVGQHKVLRHKRQLWGDWVYIAALRLEDNSLLVVATQTAPKSAISDYAQRWGIETLFGIFKTRGFCLESTHLTDSERLSKLLALLSLALCWVILTGEWLHQLKPLTIKKHGRRAKSIFRYGFDHLRNIVLNLEQKMDEFLDILQFLSCT, encoded by the coding sequence ATGAATCAGGTTACTTTACTTCGAGATGCCTTGCGCCCTCATTTAGCTTGGCATGGTGCGCGACTAAGCTTTGTGGCAGCATTTCTCATAGCGCTGTTGCGAGTCAAAACTGTCAACTTCAGTGAATTGGCAACCGGATTCAGCGGCAAGACTCAAACCGATTCTCATTACAAACGACTCCAACGATTTTTCCGTCACTATGAAATGGACTACGCCGAAATTGCTCAAGCTGTTGTTACCCTAATGAATATTCCAGAACCCTGGGTACTTTCAATCGACCGTACCGAATGGCAGTTTGGAGAGTGTGTTTTCAATATCCTGATGCTGGGAGTTGTGCATGAGGGAGTTGCGTTTCCTGTGGTGTGGTGTTTACTGGACAAACGGGGGAATTCCAATAGCGATGAGCGGATGAAGTTGTTCAACCAATTTCTAGAGCGCTTTGGTGAGCGTGAAATTACTTGCCTGACCGCAGATCGAGAATTCGTTGGCAAGGATTGGTTTAGCTACCTACTTAGCGATCCGCTCACCCCGTTTCGTATCCGCATTCGCGAAAATCATAAACTTAGACATGGCTGTCAGAGTCTCAAAGTCAATGTCTTGTTTCAGAATCTACAGGTAGGACAGCACAAAGTTCTACGCCACAAAAGACAACTCTGGGGAGATTGGGTCTACATTGCCGCCTTGCGATTAGAGGATAATTCTTTACTAGTCGTTGCCACTCAAACCGCACCTAAATCAGCTATCTCCGACTACGCTCAACGATGGGGAATTGAAACACTTTTCGGCATTTTCAAAACTCGTGGTTTTTGTTTAGAATCTACCCATCTAACCGATTCTGAGCGTTTGAGTAAGCTGCTGGCACTGCTCTCATTAGCCTTATGTTGGGTCATCTTGACGGGTGAATGGTTACACCAACTCAAACCACTTACTATTAAAAAGCATGGACGCAGAGCTAAGAGCATTTTTCGTTATGGCTTTGACCATCTACGAAACATTGTTCTCAATCTGGAGCAGAAAATGGATGAGTTCTTGGATATTCTACAATTTTTGTCCTGTACTTAG
- a CDS encoding IS1 family transposase (programmed frameshift), whose amino-acid sequence MQCPECQSTHIRKNGIKRGKQNHICVDCGRQFIEHYETCRGYSDEVKRECLKMYVNGIGFRGIERVKGVHHTTIIHWLKQVGNNLPDADAPETFVGGKKNKIWLWTAVDHFTSGILGWALGDHSAETFAPLWAIVAQWRCYFYVTDGWSVYPGFIPDGDQIVSKTYMTRVESENTRLRHYLARLHRKTLCYSKSEEMLKYSIRLLLHYLKFWNVPVPQ is encoded by the exons ATGCAATGTCCAGAGTGCCAATCAACTCATATTCGGAAGAATGGCATCAAGCGAGGTAAACAGAACCACATTTGTGTTGATTGTGGGCGACAATTCATTGAACACTATGAAACATGCAGAGGTTACAGCGATGAAGTCAAACGGGAATGCTTGAAAATGTATGTGAATGGCATCGGTTTTCGAGGAATTGAACGAGTTAAAGGTGTTCATCATACGACAATCATTCACTGGCTCAAGCAAGTAGGTAACAATCTGCCTGATGCTGATGCCCCAGAAACCTTCGTCGGTG GCAAAAAAAACAAAATCTGGCTGTGGACAGCAGTAGATCACTTCACTTCAGGGATTTTAGGTTGGGCGTTGGGCGACCATAGTGCTGAAACCTTTGCCCCGCTATGGGCGATCGTTGCCCAATGGCGGTGCTACTTTTATGTTACGGATGGTTGGAGTGTTTATCCAGGTTTTATTCCAGACGGCGATCAAATTGTCAGTAAGACTTATATGACCAGAGTTGAGTCCGAAAATACAAGACTGAGGCACTATCTGGCTCGGCTGCATCGAAAGACACTGTGCTACTCCAAATCAGAAGAAATGCTGAAATATTCAATTCGATTGTTACTGCACTATCTCAAATTCTGGAATGTTCCAGTTCCTCAATAG
- a CDS encoding IS701 family transposase has translation MLDTSNVFLTGVVLEALSQWSSRLKAFQQKLGKHFARSEARLAAYDYIQALLSPVERKNGWQMAEQVGYSNPYRFQHLLGRAQWNADAVCAEIRKYAVEHLKSETDILAIDETGFLKQGEQSVGVQVQYYGTTGHLENCQVGVFMSYISDKGHTLIDRRLYLPRTWSEDQSKRKKGAVPKSITFATKPQLAQQMLESAFKDGIRPAWFVADEVYGNDGSLWWWLEKTAKQPYILTVSKKQPVVIGWQRYQAQELLPQPDSQLWQRLSCGAGSKGERYYDWAKVPVNCDRSDGFQRWLLFRRSLEHPEDPRVSYYQVFAKSDTTLETMVQIAGQRWRIEECFKFAKDQLGLGEYEVRSWHGWHRHITLVLAAQIFLTVLRHSCEPAIHSSTPPLPLVTTGSLTAFKAARGLLSD, from the coding sequence ATGCTTGATACATCCAACGTGTTTTTAACAGGTGTTGTATTAGAAGCGCTCTCCCAATGGAGCAGTAGATTGAAAGCGTTTCAGCAAAAACTGGGAAAGCACTTCGCTCGTTCTGAAGCACGTCTTGCAGCGTATGACTATATCCAGGCACTACTAAGCCCAGTTGAGCGGAAGAATGGATGGCAAATGGCAGAACAGGTAGGGTATAGCAATCCCTATCGCTTCCAACATTTACTAGGACGGGCGCAGTGGAACGCGGACGCAGTGTGTGCAGAAATTAGAAAGTATGCAGTGGAGCATTTGAAGAGTGAAACAGATATTTTGGCAATTGATGAAACAGGTTTTCTGAAGCAAGGAGAGCAGTCAGTAGGCGTACAGGTGCAGTATTATGGCACAACTGGACATTTGGAGAATTGCCAGGTAGGTGTGTTCATGTCCTACATTAGCGACAAAGGACATACGTTGATCGATCGCCGTTTGTATCTACCGCGCACATGGAGTGAAGATCAAAGCAAACGTAAGAAGGGAGCAGTTCCAAAATCAATCACATTTGCGACTAAACCTCAACTAGCACAACAGATGTTGGAATCAGCTTTTAAAGACGGAATACGTCCCGCCTGGTTTGTTGCTGATGAGGTTTATGGCAACGATGGTTCATTGTGGTGGTGGCTGGAAAAGACTGCTAAACAACCGTATATACTCACGGTCAGCAAGAAGCAGCCTGTAGTTATTGGCTGGCAACGTTATCAAGCCCAAGAACTGTTACCTCAGCCGGACAGCCAGCTGTGGCAACGTCTTAGCTGTGGAGCTGGCAGTAAGGGAGAAAGATACTATGACTGGGCGAAAGTGCCAGTTAATTGTGACAGATCAGATGGTTTTCAACGTTGGTTATTGTTCCGCCGCTCTCTAGAACACCCTGAAGATCCTCGCGTCAGCTACTATCAAGTATTTGCTAAGAGCGATACTACCCTAGAAACGATGGTTCAAATCGCCGGGCAAAGGTGGCGGATTGAGGAGTGCTTTAAATTTGCTAAAGACCAGCTAGGTTTAGGAGAGTACGAAGTTCGTTCCTGGCATGGTTGGCATCGACACATCACCCTCGTCCTGGCTGCTCAAATATTTCTCACCGTCTTACGACACTCTTGTGAGCCTGCTATTCACTCCTCTACCCCCCCTTTACCTCTAGTAACAACTGGCAGTCTAACTGCGTTCAAAGCGGCACGAGGTTTATTGTCCGACTAA
- a CDS encoding DJ-1/PfpI family protein — MIPRSLGGKKIAVLLESEFIPEEIEAYQQRFSELKATVHLMSRLWGQPSVRFFSDEDTGATPRTIEVDIDFQNVDLNDYAAVIMSANYTSVRLRFFQPPEGQPIGGEQVRTSPAVQFYAKAMANPKIVKGALCHGLWILTPMPELLRERRVICHEVVLADIMNAGAIYEPSPTGVVVDDDLVTGRSRHEVYPFIDAITERIQQISSATNLFSTKKTATPLARARAAS; from the coding sequence ATGATACCCAGATCCCTTGGAGGTAAGAAAATCGCCGTTCTTCTCGAAAGTGAATTCATTCCTGAAGAAATTGAAGCTTATCAGCAGCGCTTTTCGGAACTAAAAGCAACGGTGCATTTAATGTCTAGGCTTTGGGGTCAACCGAGCGTCCGCTTCTTCAGCGATGAAGATACAGGTGCTACACCTCGAACTATAGAAGTGGATATCGATTTTCAAAATGTAGATCTTAACGACTATGCAGCTGTGATCATGTCTGCCAATTACACCAGCGTGCGTCTGCGTTTCTTCCAACCACCTGAGGGTCAACCAATCGGTGGCGAACAAGTTCGCACTTCGCCAGCTGTGCAATTTTATGCTAAAGCTATGGCGAATCCTAAGATTGTCAAAGGGGCGCTCTGTCACGGATTGTGGATATTAACACCAATGCCAGAGTTACTTAGAGAACGACGAGTTATCTGTCATGAAGTTGTGCTTGCAGACATCATGAATGCTGGTGCAATTTACGAACCCTCACCCACAGGAGTAGTTGTAGATGACGATCTAGTGACTGGTCGATCGCGACACGAAGTATATCCATTTATAGACGCTATTACCGAACGAATCCAACAAATTTCCTCAGCGACAAATCTCTTCTCAACCAAAAAGACTGCTACTCCCCTTGCAAGAGCAAGAGCTGCTAGTTGA
- the malQ gene encoding 4-alpha-glucanotransferase — MSFSRTSGVLLHPTSLPSQFGIGDLGIEAYRFIDFLADSGQQLWQILPLGPAGKGNSPYASYSAMAGNPLLISPELLEKKGLLEKAHLAHLPEFNAETVDFEQAISTKIPMLRKAGSNFEANATSFEKQEFLEFCARNAYWLDDYALFMALKDAHQGASWNHWEPAIAQRQPDAIEQSQQRLSQDTFYYKYLQFEFFQQWSELKRYANQRSIQIIGDIAIYVAHDSADVWAHPENFCLERETGEPALMAGTPPDYFSATGQLWGNPVYNWENLQRENFEWWLQRFRFILNYVDLIRIDHFRGFEAFWAVKQGETTAMNGEWIEAPGEAFFKALNDKLGHLPIIAEDLGTITPEVEALRDRFGLPGMKILQFAFGDGTQIEKRFLPFSYSHNCVVYTGTHDNDTTVGWFNQLSEQARAAVRLYLGCTSSEEIHWNLIRLAQSSVADRAITPLQDILGLGTNSRMNFPGKAVGNWGWRYQRSNLTPQLSDRLKKIAETYGRTPILQVSDYKQ; from the coding sequence ATGTCCTTCAGCCGAACTAGCGGAGTTTTGTTGCATCCTACTTCCTTGCCTAGTCAGTTTGGCATTGGAGACTTAGGTATAGAGGCTTATCGCTTTATTGACTTTTTAGCGGATAGCGGACAGCAACTATGGCAGATATTACCATTGGGACCTGCGGGAAAAGGTAATTCTCCTTACGCCTCTTATTCAGCAATGGCAGGAAATCCACTGCTTATTAGTCCAGAATTGTTAGAGAAAAAAGGTTTGTTAGAAAAAGCTCACTTGGCTCACTTGCCTGAGTTTAATGCTGAAACAGTAGATTTTGAGCAAGCGATCTCAACAAAAATACCGATGCTGCGAAAAGCTGGCTCAAACTTTGAAGCAAATGCTACATCGTTTGAAAAACAGGAGTTTTTAGAATTTTGCGCTCGCAATGCTTACTGGCTGGATGACTACGCTCTATTTATGGCGCTCAAAGATGCTCATCAAGGTGCTAGTTGGAATCATTGGGAGCCAGCGATCGCTCAAAGACAGCCAGATGCGATCGAACAGTCGCAGCAACGGTTAAGTCAGGATACTTTTTACTACAAGTATCTCCAATTTGAATTTTTCCAACAATGGTCAGAACTAAAACGTTATGCCAACCAAAGAAGCATCCAGATTATAGGAGATATTGCCATTTACGTGGCACATGATAGTGCAGATGTCTGGGCGCATCCCGAAAATTTTTGCCTAGAGCGAGAGACAGGTGAACCAGCACTGATGGCAGGGACACCACCAGATTATTTTAGTGCTACCGGACAACTGTGGGGGAACCCTGTCTATAACTGGGAAAATTTACAACGGGAGAACTTCGAGTGGTGGCTGCAACGCTTCAGATTCATCCTTAACTATGTAGACTTAATCCGCATTGACCACTTCCGAGGCTTCGAGGCTTTCTGGGCAGTAAAACAGGGCGAAACCACTGCTATGAATGGAGAGTGGATTGAAGCCCCTGGAGAAGCTTTCTTCAAGGCACTTAACGACAAGCTAGGTCACTTACCGATTATTGCTGAGGATTTGGGAACGATTACACCCGAGGTAGAAGCGTTGCGCGATCGCTTTGGACTTCCTGGGATGAAAATTTTGCAATTTGCCTTTGGCGACGGCACGCAAATAGAAAAACGCTTTTTACCGTTTAGTTATTCACACAATTGTGTAGTTTACACGGGTACTCACGACAATGACACGACTGTAGGCTGGTTTAACCAGTTGTCAGAACAAGCACGAGCAGCCGTCCGGCTTTATTTAGGTTGTACGAGTTCGGAGGAAATTCATTGGAATTTGATTCGCTTGGCGCAAAGCTCTGTTGCAGATCGGGCAATTACTCCCCTTCAAGATATTTTGGGATTGGGTACGAATTCTCGCATGAATTTTCCTGGTAAAGCAGTAGGAAACTGGGGTTGGCGATATCAACGTTCTAATTTAACGCCTCAGCTGAGCGATCGCCTCAAAAAGATCGCTGAAACTTACGGTCGAACCCCTATTCTTCAAGTTTCTGACTACAAACAATGA
- a CDS encoding DUF1816 domain-containing protein, with protein sequence MLIKVLDKIKQFLSSLFSSFHTDWWVKIITIKPVCIYYFGLFSSSKEAEIARPGYVEDLKSEAAQGIKIEIKRCQPSDLTVFNEEEN encoded by the coding sequence TTGCTCATAAAAGTCCTTGACAAAATTAAACAATTTCTATCAAGCTTATTCTCAAGCTTCCATACTGATTGGTGGGTAAAAATTATTACAATTAAGCCCGTTTGTATTTACTACTTTGGTCTCTTTTCAAGCTCTAAGGAAGCAGAGATAGCTCGCCCAGGCTATGTCGAAGATCTCAAAAGCGAAGCAGCACAAGGAATTAAAATCGAGATTAAACGCTGTCAACCAAGTGACTTGACAGTTTTTAACGAAGAGGAAAATTAA
- a CDS encoding GNAT family N-acetyltransferase, with product MSFNILAYYQQGYGFGYWAAIEKATDELIGWFYFRSAPDQPTDTAIGYFLKRSAWGKGYATEGAQALIRFGFTELGVRRVVATALVSNQASVRVMEKVGLQFEKTITADVSPGEVVRYCLSREDFLRMDAFNQKFLD from the coding sequence TTGTCGTTCAATATCCTAGCTTATTATCAACAAGGATATGGATTCGGTTACTGGGCTGCCATAGAAAAAGCAACCGACGAATTGATTGGCTGGTTTTATTTTCGCTCTGCCCCAGATCAGCCAACTGATACTGCTATTGGCTATTTTCTAAAACGATCTGCCTGGGGCAAAGGATATGCAACGGAGGGGGCACAGGCACTCATCCGATTTGGCTTCACTGAGTTGGGCGTTCGACGTGTTGTGGCTACTGCACTAGTCAGCAATCAGGCATCCGTTCGAGTGATGGAAAAAGTAGGGCTTCAATTTGAGAAAACAATTACTGCTGATGTTTCACCGGGCGAAGTCGTCCGGTACTGTTTGTCTAGAGAAGACTTTTTGCGAATGGATGCCTTCAACCAGAAATTTCTGGATTAG
- a CDS encoding helix-turn-helix domain-containing protein: protein MRETIRRWQQQGLGGLWDASGRGAKAKWQEADMAYLEQCLEQEARTYNSQQLAQKLEQERQVNLSADRIRRILKKGL, encoded by the coding sequence GTGCGCGAAACCATCCGCCGTTGGCAGCAGCAAGGGTTAGGTGGATTATGGGATGCTAGTGGACGAGGAGCTAAAGCCAAATGGCAAGAAGCAGACATGGCCTACCTAGAACAATGCCTAGAGCAAGAAGCCAGAACCTATAATAGTCAACAGCTAGCCCAGAAGCTAGAGCAAGAACGACAGGTAAACCTAAGTGCTGACCGGATTCGCCGCATTCTAAAAAAAGGGCTTTAG
- a CDS encoding transposase family protein, translated as MTTFQLLGIQLNVSESTANDTFNYWLPLLEELLPSSLLEQVKKESDSEMVKELLTEQELIVDSYEQVGERPGDNKEQKKYYSGKSSNHTFKTQMIILLSGRNIVDVVAGLPGTKSDITLFRENRERFAPTQKFKGYLGYLGEVLIDTPIKTPRNSKLTTSQKQENQEFSSKRVFV; from the coding sequence ATGACCACGTTTCAGCTTCTTGGTATCCAGTTGAATGTAAGTGAATCGACAGCGAATGACACATTTAATTATTGGTTACCACTACTAGAAGAATTGTTACCATCTAGTCTACTTGAACAAGTAAAAAAAGAATCTGACTCTGAAATGGTTAAAGAACTACTCACAGAACAGGAATTAATAGTAGATAGCTATGAACAAGTCGGAGAAAGACCTGGAGATAATAAAGAACAAAAAAAGTATTATTCTGGTAAGAGTAGTAATCATACATTTAAAACTCAAATGATTATCTTACTATCTGGCAGAAATATTGTTGATGTTGTGGCTGGACTCCCAGGGACAAAAAGCGATATAACTTTGTTCCGAGAAAACCGCGAACGCTTCGCTCCAACACAAAAATTCAAGGGATATTTAGGATATTTAGGAGAAGTGTTAATTGACACTCCGATTAAAACACCGAGAAATAGCAAGTTAACAACCAGCCAGAAACAAGAAAACCAAGAGTTTTCTTCCAAACGAGTATTTGTGTAA
- a CDS encoding SMP-30/gluconolactonase/LRE family protein: protein MRKIIALLFSSTVLVSCSHTKLDTPSTVSEQVKLVSDRAVVTTSQETLPAAHTISPEKVLQSDKYSEGIVFDRQGNLYFSQTKAGTITVVSPDGSSRIWAKVQGANGHKILPDGSHIIAAKNSVLQLDANGNPVKIIADRFNGKPLVYPNDITVDPQGGFYFTDSGDSNPQNPNGAVYYVDATGKLNQVTSGLAFANGIVLTPDRQRLFVSESNKNLVAVYNVLAPGKLEKKKVFALPVKQAGEIDNKPDGLCLDAAGNLYIAHYGTRHVEVLNSNGQLIRRYASGNLTTSNCAFGGANLTSLFVTGGVETEAGQGGIFRLDLGVQGLDIRPRQPAINVNQKNN, encoded by the coding sequence ATGCGGAAAATAATTGCACTTTTGTTTAGCTCTACAGTGTTGGTTTCTTGTAGTCATACCAAGCTAGACACTCCATCTACTGTGTCCGAGCAGGTGAAACTTGTTTCCGATCGAGCTGTAGTAACTACCTCACAAGAAACATTACCAGCAGCGCATACTATCTCACCAGAAAAAGTCCTGCAAAGTGACAAATATAGTGAGGGAATTGTTTTCGATCGTCAAGGCAATCTCTATTTTTCCCAAACTAAAGCAGGAACGATTACGGTTGTATCGCCCGATGGCTCCAGTCGAATTTGGGCTAAGGTTCAAGGAGCTAACGGACACAAAATTCTGCCCGATGGCTCTCATATTATTGCTGCCAAAAATTCGGTGCTACAGTTGGATGCTAATGGCAATCCCGTAAAAATAATTGCCGATCGGTTTAACGGCAAACCATTAGTATATCCCAATGACATCACTGTCGATCCGCAAGGAGGTTTTTATTTCACTGACTCTGGCGACTCAAATCCTCAAAATCCCAATGGTGCAGTCTACTATGTCGATGCCACAGGTAAACTCAACCAGGTAACTAGTGGACTTGCCTTTGCAAATGGAATTGTCCTCACCCCAGATCGTCAGCGTCTTTTTGTCAGTGAAAGTAATAAAAATTTAGTAGCTGTCTACAATGTGCTAGCGCCGGGAAAGCTAGAGAAGAAAAAAGTATTTGCTTTACCTGTCAAACAAGCAGGAGAAATCGATAATAAGCCTGATGGTTTATGCTTGGATGCTGCGGGAAATCTCTATATAGCTCACTATGGTACGCGCCATGTAGAAGTACTGAACTCAAACGGTCAGTTAATTCGTCGATATGCAAGTGGGAATCTAACTACTAGTAATTGTGCTTTTGGTGGAGCGAATTTAACAAGTCTTTTTGTTACTGGTGGTGTTGAAACAGAAGCAGGTCAAGGAGGTATTTTTCGTCTAGATCTAGGCGTGCAGGGATTGGATATTCGTCCTCGTCAACCAGCAATTAACGTAAATCAGAAAAATAACTGA